In Bacteroidia bacterium, a genomic segment contains:
- a CDS encoding peptidylprolyl isomerase — translation MQNSWKFIFFCLLAMPILIFAQEKKQKPSKKDYVFQISTRLGDMFLVLYDETPAHKANFLKLTEEKFFDSTAFHRVIKNFMIQGGDPNSKPGGDNSKVGMGGTSYTVPAEFVSKYKHVKGALAAARQPDQVNPKRESSGSQFYIVHDPSRCKHLDGQYTVFGQVIQGLDVVDKIAEVPVNRRGDMPLEAVYMTVSAEKMSKKKIAKIYGYEYPE, via the coding sequence ATGCAAAACTCCTGGAAATTTATCTTTTTTTGTCTCCTGGCGATGCCGATCTTAATTTTTGCTCAGGAAAAAAAACAAAAACCTTCGAAGAAAGACTATGTCTTCCAGATTTCTACCCGACTGGGGGATATGTTTCTTGTGCTTTACGACGAAACCCCGGCGCATAAGGCTAATTTTCTGAAACTCACGGAAGAAAAGTTTTTTGATAGCACGGCTTTTCACAGAGTGATTAAAAATTTTATGATCCAGGGTGGGGACCCCAACTCCAAACCCGGGGGCGATAATTCCAAAGTGGGGATGGGCGGTACATCATATACGGTTCCGGCTGAGTTTGTAAGTAAATATAAACATGTAAAAGGTGCGCTGGCAGCCGCCCGTCAGCCTGACCAGGTTAATCCCAAACGCGAGTCCAGCGGCAGTCAGTTTTATATCGTTCACGATCCCAGCCGCTGTAAACACCTCGATGGGCAATATACAGTATTTGGACAGGTAATTCAGGGACTGGATGTGGTGGATAAAATCGCCGAAGTGCCTGTCAATCGCAGAGGTGATATGCCGCTGGAGGCTGTATATATGACAGTTTCAGCAGAAAAAATGTCTAAAAAGAAAATTGCGAAAATCTACGGGTACGAATATCCGGAATAG
- a CDS encoding SGNH/GDSL hydrolase family protein — protein sequence MKKLSLLALFVSLLACQAVKEEQTTDVQEPESKPAFRFAEDIAAFETEDQAHPVPADVIVFTGSSSIRKWTTLSEDLAPAQVINRGFGGSTMPELIHYADRIVWPYKPKAVFIYEGDNDITSEAVTPDSMFRTFQEFHHLAKEHIPGTNLYFISIKPSVARKNLFEKASQTNALVKAYCEANDDLTYVDVVSPMLKADGVVRSDIFVQDSLHMNATGYELWTEVIRPLVAVEK from the coding sequence ATGAAAAAACTATCCTTACTCGCACTTTTTGTTTCTCTCCTCGCCTGTCAGGCTGTAAAAGAAGAACAAACCACAGACGTTCAGGAACCTGAATCCAAACCCGCCTTCCGCTTCGCGGAGGATATCGCTGCGTTTGAAACCGAAGACCAGGCGCATCCTGTACCAGCTGATGTGATTGTCTTTACCGGGAGTTCGAGCATCCGAAAATGGACGACCCTGTCCGAAGACCTCGCACCTGCCCAGGTGATCAACAGAGGGTTTGGAGGTTCGACTATGCCCGAACTGATCCACTATGCCGACCGCATCGTATGGCCCTATAAGCCGAAGGCGGTATTTATTTATGAAGGCGACAACGATATTACTTCTGAGGCTGTTACGCCTGATTCCATGTTCCGCACATTTCAGGAGTTTCACCACCTGGCAAAAGAGCATATTCCGGGTACAAATCTTTACTTTATTTCTATCAAACCTTCTGTCGCCAGAAAAAATCTATTTGAAAAAGCCAGCCAAACCAATGCGCTTGTCAAAGCTTACTGCGAAGCCAATGACGACCTGACCTACGTAGATGTCGTGTCGCCGATGCTCAAAGCTGATGGGGTAGTCCGAAGTGATATTTTTGTCCAGGACAGTCTCCATATGAATGCCACTGGTTATGAACTCTGGACTGAAGTAATCCGTCCGCTGGTGGCAGTGGAGAAATGA
- a CDS encoding right-handed parallel beta-helix repeat-containing protein: MIVRQPSGDPLQIKKQSQLTTGLVAGGLLAVFVLLLAFGSGNRAAGKKSIQVLPNVPDTMVSPAISSPDPAAFQTLAIQVDYKGMQKLRQKKQEAIEKGVLMSNDEDWVDGVFSEGESLVPIKMRLKGDWLDHVRGKKQSFRIQVKQAHSWNRMHTFSVQTPLSRDFLSEWVYHQWLQSEGLLSTRYDFIRFTLNGEPLGVYAYEEHFEKHLPEYNHRREGPIVRFDETAVWQHRQQDLENGRPVGTTEGGFHAFEAADITPFQEGRTAKDTVLKKQFEVAQKLLFSFKYGLKPATEVFDIPKTARYFALLDVAHAWHSLIWHNQRFYFNPLLERLEPIGFDGYTMDGEMRWMMRPFLGYQANHKEGYFLGDLLLNLFDDSTFTRTYIHELERLSDTTRLKTFLTRLEPEIARREEFLRQDFPDYTYNRRFLKDNAKNLRMLLYPFDETAVSIRTQNKTQDRQMLMAANKHGLPLQLVGTGEKSERMTDTFARPTMLPAFIYESAPDYHAFEANIKAKYVFFALPGIDSLFSAAISPWETPGTFIQPNRLSQDLILDTTRFYQVKGRDIIFPPGDFTVNKHILIPQGYRVYFSPGLNMNMIKGSAFISRSPVFAYGNETQPIQIKSSDGLGQGITILQAGEQSELNFVAFEGLNTLNHDGWQLTGAVTFYESPVRINRCSFVNNHCEDALNIVRTEFEISNSYINRTAFDGLDVDFSKGKIVSCEFTNISNDGMDFSGSIIDVVDCQVIGAGDKGISIGEESQVLVQSAKVANATTGIAAKDLSKAEVRLLILENCQTGIAAYRKKPEYGPAEIEVKKYEAKAVNHLHLIEKGSRLILEGKETGGL, from the coding sequence ATGATCGTAAGGCAGCCCTCCGGTGATCCTTTACAAATAAAAAAACAATCACAACTGACTACCGGACTGGTAGCGGGTGGTTTGTTGGCGGTATTTGTTTTGCTGCTGGCTTTCGGCTCGGGCAATCGCGCTGCCGGAAAAAAATCTATTCAGGTTTTGCCGAATGTCCCGGATACTATGGTTTCACCTGCCATATCCTCCCCCGATCCCGCTGCTTTTCAGACGCTGGCCATACAGGTGGACTATAAGGGTATGCAGAAACTTCGTCAAAAAAAGCAGGAAGCCATCGAAAAGGGTGTGCTGATGAGCAATGATGAGGACTGGGTGGACGGCGTATTCAGCGAAGGAGAAAGCCTCGTACCAATCAAAATGCGGCTCAAAGGCGACTGGCTGGATCATGTCCGTGGCAAAAAACAATCCTTCCGCATTCAGGTGAAACAGGCCCACTCGTGGAACCGGATGCATACATTTTCGGTACAGACGCCGCTCTCCCGCGATTTCCTCAGCGAATGGGTATATCACCAGTGGCTGCAAAGCGAAGGACTGCTCAGCACGCGGTACGATTTCATCCGGTTTACCCTCAACGGCGAGCCGCTGGGCGTATATGCCTACGAAGAACATTTTGAAAAACACCTGCCCGAGTACAACCACAGGCGCGAAGGGCCGATTGTGCGTTTCGACGAAACCGCCGTATGGCAGCACCGCCAGCAGGATTTGGAAAACGGCCGCCCGGTAGGTACGACCGAGGGTGGCTTTCACGCCTTTGAAGCTGCGGATATTACCCCGTTTCAGGAAGGGAGAACAGCCAAAGATACAGTCCTGAAAAAACAGTTTGAAGTAGCGCAAAAACTACTGTTTTCATTTAAATACGGACTAAAACCTGCAACAGAAGTCTTCGATATTCCCAAAACTGCCCGCTATTTTGCCCTGTTGGATGTGGCGCATGCCTGGCACAGCCTGATCTGGCACAACCAGCGATTTTATTTTAATCCCCTGCTGGAAAGACTGGAGCCGATCGGGTTTGACGGCTATACCATGGACGGAGAAATGCGCTGGATGATGCGCCCTTTTCTGGGTTATCAGGCCAACCATAAAGAAGGCTATTTTCTTGGCGACCTGCTGCTCAATTTATTTGATGATAGCACATTTACCCGCACCTATATTCACGAACTGGAAAGACTCAGCGACACCACACGCCTGAAAACATTTCTCACCAGACTCGAACCAGAAATAGCCCGAAGGGAAGAGTTTTTGCGGCAAGATTTTCCCGACTATACCTACAACCGCAGATTTTTGAAAGACAATGCAAAAAACCTGCGGATGTTGCTCTACCCTTTTGACGAAACTGCAGTAAGTATTCGCACGCAAAACAAAACCCAAGACCGGCAAATGCTCATGGCCGCAAATAAACACGGGCTGCCCTTGCAATTGGTGGGGACAGGAGAAAAATCAGAGCGGATGACTGATACCTTTGCCCGGCCTACCATGCTGCCGGCCTTTATCTATGAGTCAGCCCCGGACTACCATGCATTTGAAGCGAACATCAAAGCCAAATATGTATTTTTTGCCCTTCCGGGTATTGATTCTCTATTTTCTGCGGCCATTTCTCCGTGGGAAACCCCGGGAACTTTTATTCAGCCCAACAGACTTTCACAGGATTTAATACTGGACACCACCCGCTTTTATCAGGTCAAAGGGAGGGATATCATTTTTCCGCCGGGCGACTTTACCGTCAACAAACATATATTGATTCCTCAGGGGTATAGAGTATATTTTTCGCCCGGGCTCAACATGAATATGATCAAAGGCTCTGCCTTTATTTCCCGGTCACCGGTATTTGCCTACGGAAACGAAACACAACCTATACAGATCAAATCTTCAGATGGTTTGGGCCAGGGTATTACCATATTGCAGGCCGGAGAGCAATCCGAACTCAATTTTGTAGCTTTTGAAGGACTCAACACGTTGAATCACGACGGCTGGCAACTGACAGGAGCCGTGACATTTTATGAATCACCTGTGCGGATCAACCGATGCAGTTTTGTCAACAACCATTGTGAAGATGCGTTGAATATAGTCCGCACGGAGTTTGAAATCAGCAACAGCTATATCAATCGCACCGCATTTGACGGGTTGGATGTAGATTTCTCTAAAGGGAAAATTGTAAGCTGTGAGTTTACCAATATCTCCAATGACGGCATGGACTTCTCAGGAAGTATCATCGATGTAGTTGACTGCCAGGTGATCGGCGCCGGGGACAAAGGGATCAGCATAGGCGAAGAGTCTCAGGTATTGGTTCAGTCAGCGAAAGTGGCAAATGCAACCACCGGAATTGCCGCCAAGGACTTGTCCAAGGCAGAGGTACGGCTATTGATACTGGAAAACTGCCAGACAGGAATTGCCGCCTACCGCAAAAAACCCGAATACGGCCCGGCAGAAATTGAGGTAAAAAAATACGAGGCGAAGGCAGTAAACCACCTTCACCTCATCGAAAAAGGTTCCCGTCTGATACTGGAAGGAAAAGAAACGGGCGGACTGTAA
- a CDS encoding cytochrome c peroxidase, which produces MRMNQLFVLLFVSSAFFFSCKPAQEEILEEIPVEIPPTDAEILSRYLNLPATSYNYAQVTLPQHFNAPPVRNADNTPANNRITDAGATLGRVLFYDKKLSFNQTKSCASCHAQEHAFADPVALSEGFAGGLTGRNSMGLSNARFYLNGHFFWDERANTLEDQTLMPIQDHVEMGMTLDSLTARLQQQPYYKILFKEAFGDTLVTSDRISLSLSQFVRAMVSYQSKYDNGLNQITGPPAPGQAIPGLTAQENLGLNIFRDPARGGCAGCHATDLFFGAAPFNNGLDAVITDLGLGAVTGNPADNGKFKVPSLRNIALTGPYMHDGRFETLEEVVEHYNSGVQLSETLDPRLTAPGGGPNQQRRARRLNLTQTEKDALVAFMHTLTDTVFVADEKFGNPFR; this is translated from the coding sequence ATGAGAATGAATCAATTATTTGTCCTGCTATTTGTTTCTTCTGCATTTTTTTTCTCCTGCAAACCTGCTCAGGAAGAAATTTTAGAAGAAATCCCGGTTGAAATCCCCCCTACTGACGCCGAAATTTTGAGTCGCTACCTGAACCTACCGGCTACGTCTTACAACTATGCACAGGTCACTCTTCCCCAGCATTTTAATGCTCCCCCGGTGCGAAATGCAGATAATACTCCTGCCAACAACCGCATCACCGACGCAGGAGCTACACTTGGAAGGGTGCTTTTTTATGACAAAAAGCTCTCTTTCAACCAGACCAAATCCTGTGCTTCATGCCATGCGCAGGAACATGCATTTGCCGATCCTGTCGCATTAAGCGAAGGATTTGCGGGTGGGCTTACGGGCAGAAACTCCATGGGGCTTTCCAATGCCCGCTTTTACCTCAACGGCCATTTTTTCTGGGACGAACGCGCCAATACCCTCGAAGATCAGACCCTTATGCCCATTCAGGATCATGTGGAAATGGGCATGACGCTCGATAGCCTTACTGCGAGATTACAGCAACAACCCTATTACAAAATTCTTTTCAAAGAAGCCTTTGGCGATACCCTCGTTACCAGCGACCGCATCTCGCTTTCACTTTCGCAGTTTGTCCGCGCCATGGTATCCTACCAATCCAAATACGACAATGGGCTTAACCAAATCACTGGTCCCCCGGCACCCGGCCAGGCTATTCCCGGCCTGACAGCGCAGGAAAATCTGGGGCTGAATATTTTCAGAGACCCCGCACGGGGTGGATGTGCAGGATGCCACGCAACCGACCTGTTTTTTGGCGCAGCACCTTTCAACAATGGCCTTGACGCAGTCATCACAGACCTGGGGTTGGGAGCTGTCACCGGCAATCCGGCAGATAATGGAAAATTTAAAGTTCCCTCCCTTCGCAATATTGCACTTACCGGCCCCTATATGCACGACGGGCGATTTGAAACACTGGAGGAAGTAGTTGAACATTACAACAGCGGCGTACAACTGAGCGAGACGCTCGACCCCCGCCTCACGGCTCCCGGAGGAGGCCCCAACCAACAACGCCGGGCCCGGAGGCTGAATCTCACCCAGACAGAAAAAGATGCACTGGTAGCGTTTATGCATACACTGACAGACACCGTTTTTGTCGCTGACGAAAAATTTGGAAATCCATTCCGATAA
- a CDS encoding RidA family protein, giving the protein MKKLLFTLPILILFACNPQPSQPQTAEKAQVEPGYDPEAKVAALGIELPTPSAPVANYVNAVRTGNLIFLAGKGPLKADGTNITGKLGADLTIEQGYEAARITGINQLAVLKAELGNLNKVVRVVKVLGMVNSTPDFTDQPKVVNGYSDLMVEVFGERGKHARAAVGMGALPSNIAVEVEMIVEVAD; this is encoded by the coding sequence ATGAAAAAACTACTCTTTACACTCCCCATACTTATCCTTTTTGCCTGTAATCCGCAGCCAAGCCAACCTCAAACTGCGGAAAAAGCGCAGGTCGAACCTGGATATGATCCCGAAGCCAAAGTGGCTGCATTGGGAATTGAGCTTCCTACTCCCTCCGCACCCGTCGCCAACTACGTAAATGCGGTGCGCACGGGTAACCTGATCTTCCTCGCCGGCAAAGGCCCGCTCAAAGCAGATGGCACCAATATCACCGGAAAACTCGGCGCTGACCTGACCATTGAGCAAGGCTATGAAGCTGCCCGCATTACTGGTATCAATCAGCTCGCTGTGCTGAAAGCCGAACTCGGCAACCTCAACAAAGTGGTACGGGTCGTCAAAGTGCTCGGCATGGTCAATTCTACCCCCGATTTTACCGATCAGCCCAAAGTGGTAAACGGATACTCCGATCTTATGGTGGAGGTATTTGGAGAAAGAGGCAAACACGCCCGGGCTGCCGTTGGTATGGGTGCCCTGCCTTCCAATATCGCCGTGGAAGTGGAAATGATTGTCGAGGTCGCTGACTGA
- a CDS encoding metallophosphoesterase, whose product MDYFIKNIGRFFSESRKGADTQRFLFKSVLGYCLLILIFSGCAYEAPIPGETQTIIFLGHTYQKRDRMDRRLEKVNYKQYDQIWLGGDMCSETTEEFSTLKYLNRHFRLGDPRTHWAVGNHDVRNGNTEWITGYTGRDLFYTATDQGLTVLVLNTNFEQPDCALLQEQYDLMTMVLDTIEASSHLVLLTHHCIWGDAVVGQDMWATANGNKPFWKSLCQDGSEFMPDILPRLKAVQARGVQVICLAGDFGQRVKSFEYRSAEGIWYLGCGLNKGLSNDIDPEDQAMLLTFDPVQKNLDWEFVSVEAL is encoded by the coding sequence GTGGATTACTTCATAAAAAATATCGGAAGATTTTTTTCTGAATCTCGCAAAGGCGCAGATACGCAAAGGTTTTTATTTAAAAGCGTTTTAGGCTATTGTTTATTAATACTTATCTTTTCCGGCTGCGCTTACGAAGCTCCGATTCCCGGTGAAACCCAAACCATCATTTTCCTCGGCCACACCTACCAGAAACGCGACCGTATGGATCGTCGGCTGGAAAAAGTCAATTACAAACAATACGACCAGATATGGCTGGGAGGCGATATGTGTTCGGAGACAACAGAGGAATTTTCGACCCTCAAATATCTCAACCGCCACTTCCGCCTTGGCGACCCCCGCACCCACTGGGCCGTGGGCAATCACGACGTGCGCAATGGAAATACCGAATGGATTACCGGCTACACCGGGCGCGATCTTTTTTACACCGCTACCGATCAGGGACTTACGGTTTTGGTGCTGAATACCAATTTTGAACAACCCGACTGCGCACTTCTTCAGGAGCAGTACGACCTGATGACTATGGTACTCGATACGATCGAAGCATCTTCTCATCTGGTTTTGCTGACACATCATTGTATCTGGGGAGATGCCGTCGTCGGGCAGGATATGTGGGCAACTGCGAATGGAAACAAACCCTTCTGGAAAAGTCTTTGTCAGGACGGGAGTGAGTTTATGCCCGATATTTTACCCAGACTAAAGGCAGTTCAGGCCCGTGGGGTGCAGGTGATCTGCCTGGCAGGTGATTTTGGGCAAAGGGTCAAATCGTTTGAATACCGCTCTGCGGAGGGCATCTGGTATCTGGGCTGCGGGCTGAATAAAGGGTTGAGTAATGATATTGACCCGGAGGATCAGGCGATGTTACTTACGTTTGATCCGGTACAGAAAAACCTGGATTGGGAGTTTGTGTCGGTGGAGGCATTGTAA
- a CDS encoding mechanosensitive ion channel codes for MKNIKTILIWTVLLFATQTYFAQQDSVKTTSDSTKNDSLNALILNDYIKKIAEIEQQRIADSIQKADLEQKINSLTTTDNLKKEELQQKLQALNEKEARRIAQKKAQIDSLRHTAKGFPVIGFFDDTLFMVYSKLASLSAKDRAEIITRRISDLPDNFLFKPDSLFIEESETTFDILSSNGPVMSICENDAIWEDTTMRALAHTRRQIIADAVMKYKQETKLTTILKEVALALLVILITGVIIYYIGKFSQWISRQVIGQKNRLIKGIKIKNYTLFDAKRQVSAILTLITIVKWLVYLLVIYVAVPTLFGIFPWTKNFAETLFGYILNPVKKIAMDLWGYLPNLITIIIIVAVFRYVLMFVKFLKTEIEKENLQLTGFYPDWANPTYQIVRVLIFAFMIVVIFPYLPGSDSPVFQGVSVFLGFLFTFGSAGSLSNIVAGLVLTYMRLFVIGDRVKIGEVVGDVIEKSLLVTRVKTIKNEIISIPNSTVMNSHTINYSSETHQDGLIIHSTVTIGYDVPWKDMHQILIDAALKTELILKDPLPFVLQTSLDDFYVSYQINAYVRDANKQAQIYSDLHQNIQDVCNERGVEILSPHYRAARDGNMITIPASYLPKDYKAPGFQIKIDKENEK; via the coding sequence ATGAAAAACATCAAAACGATACTCATCTGGACTGTTTTACTATTTGCTACGCAGACATATTTTGCACAGCAGGATAGTGTTAAGACTACAAGCGACTCGACAAAAAACGACTCACTGAATGCGTTAATTCTCAACGACTACATTAAAAAAATTGCAGAAATTGAGCAACAGCGGATAGCAGATTCGATCCAAAAAGCTGACCTGGAGCAAAAAATCAATTCTCTTACCACCACCGACAATCTAAAAAAAGAAGAACTTCAACAAAAACTTCAGGCACTCAATGAAAAGGAGGCGCGAAGAATTGCGCAAAAAAAGGCCCAAATTGATTCCTTGCGGCATACAGCGAAGGGGTTCCCTGTAATCGGATTTTTCGATGATACACTGTTTATGGTGTATAGCAAACTGGCGAGCCTTTCTGCAAAAGACCGGGCAGAAATCATTACCCGGCGAATTAGTGATTTACCCGATAATTTTTTATTCAAGCCGGATTCTCTATTTATCGAAGAGTCAGAAACCACATTTGATATCTTATCCTCCAATGGCCCTGTCATGAGCATTTGTGAAAATGATGCCATTTGGGAAGATACCACTATGCGCGCACTGGCTCATACTCGCAGGCAAATCATTGCAGATGCCGTGATGAAGTATAAGCAGGAGACAAAACTCACCACCATTTTGAAAGAAGTGGCGTTGGCACTGCTTGTAATACTCATTACAGGGGTAATTATCTATTATATCGGAAAATTTTCACAATGGATATCGAGGCAGGTAATCGGCCAGAAAAACCGGCTGATCAAAGGAATAAAAATCAAAAACTATACACTTTTTGATGCAAAAAGGCAGGTGAGTGCAATTCTGACACTTATCACCATTGTAAAATGGCTGGTATATCTGTTGGTGATTTATGTGGCAGTGCCCACGCTGTTCGGCATTTTCCCCTGGACCAAAAATTTTGCAGAAACCCTGTTTGGTTATATCCTGAATCCTGTCAAAAAAATTGCAATGGATTTGTGGGGTTACCTGCCAAATCTCATCACGATTATCATCATCGTTGCGGTTTTCAGGTATGTGCTGATGTTTGTTAAGTTTCTGAAAACGGAGATTGAAAAAGAAAATCTGCAACTCACCGGGTTTTATCCCGATTGGGCAAACCCCACGTACCAGATTGTGAGAGTATTGATTTTTGCTTTTATGATTGTGGTCATTTTCCCCTATTTGCCGGGAAGTGATTCACCGGTTTTCCAGGGAGTTTCTGTATTCCTGGGCTTCCTGTTTACGTTTGGTTCGGCAGGCTCTCTTTCCAATATCGTCGCCGGGCTTGTGTTGACTTATATGCGACTGTTTGTCATCGGAGACAGAGTAAAAATAGGCGAAGTCGTGGGAGATGTCATCGAAAAATCGCTATTGGTAACGAGAGTAAAAACCATTAAGAATGAAATCATATCGATCCCCAATTCTACGGTGATGAACAGCCACACCATCAACTACAGCAGTGAGACGCATCAGGATGGATTGATTATTCATTCTACCGTAACGATCGGCTATGATGTACCGTGGAAAGACATGCACCAGATTCTGATTGACGCTGCCCTGAAAACTGAGCTCATCCTAAAAGATCCGCTGCCTTTTGTTCTCCAAACCAGTCTGGACGATTTCTATGTCTCATATCAGATCAATGCCTATGTCAGGGATGCAAATAAACAGGCGCAAATTTATTCTGACCTCCACCAGAATATTCAGGATGTATGCAACGAAAGGGGTGTTGAAATCCTCTCCCCCCACTACCGCGCAGCCCGCGACGGCAATATGATCACTATACCCGCCAGCTATTTACCCAAAGATTATAAGGCGCCAGGATTTCAGATTAAGATTGACAAAGAGAACGAAAAATAG
- a CDS encoding mechanosensitive ion channel, giving the protein MKEFLNYTLLEIGNYHISVFSIIQIIIFFLIVFTFLRIIKKAVYRVKKFDLAKKYAIYNLFKYFTLVFSSVVAMQILGFNLSVLVASSAALLVGIGLGLQNLFSDFVSGIILLADNSVKVNDVIQVNGLVCRVQEINLRTTTVLTRDDKFIILPNTQLTGNQLINWTHSHLASRFEVKVGVDYGSDVSLVMRLLKEAAEAQMGVLREPAPFVRFADFGESSLNFTVLFWVEEVFRVETIQSGVRVKIFELFKQNGVQIPFPQRVIHMSK; this is encoded by the coding sequence ATGAAGGAGTTTTTGAATTACACTTTACTGGAGATTGGGAATTACCATATCAGTGTTTTTTCCATCATTCAGATCATTATTTTTTTTCTGATTGTATTTACATTTCTCCGAATTATCAAAAAAGCGGTCTACCGGGTAAAGAAGTTTGACCTGGCCAAAAAGTATGCGATCTACAATTTATTCAAATACTTCACACTGGTCTTTTCCAGTGTAGTTGCCATGCAGATTTTGGGGTTTAACCTCTCGGTTTTGGTCGCAAGTTCGGCGGCTTTACTGGTAGGCATTGGCTTAGGTCTTCAAAATCTTTTCAGCGATTTTGTTTCCGGCATTATTCTCCTGGCCGACAATTCTGTTAAGGTGAATGATGTAATACAAGTCAACGGGCTGGTGTGCAGGGTACAGGAAATCAACCTCCGCACCACAACTGTTCTTACCCGCGATGACAAGTTTATCATTCTGCCAAACACCCAGCTCACCGGCAACCAACTCATCAACTGGACACACAGCCATCTTGCATCGCGGTTTGAGGTAAAGGTTGGTGTGGATTACGGCTCGGACGTAAGCCTGGTGATGCGACTGCTGAAAGAAGCTGCTGAAGCACAGATGGGGGTACTGAGGGAGCCGGCTCCTTTTGTCAGGTTTGCAGATTTCGGGGAATCATCACTCAACTTCACTGTCCTTTTCTGGGTGGAAGAAGTGTTTCGGGTGGAAACAATTCAGAGCGGGGTAAGGGTAAAAATATTCGAATTGTTTAAGCAAAACGGTGTTCAAATACCATTCCCGCAGCGGGTCATTCATATGAGCAAATAA
- a CDS encoding class I SAM-dependent methyltransferase, which yields MKEFWNSRFGAEEYAYGEAPNVFFKQQLDALPPGKLLMPAEGEGRNAVYAATRGWQVTAFDISEEGRKKALRLAAKRGTSLEYLIHSFGEADFPEMFDCIGLIYAHAPANLRPVHHLKAVSFLRPGGTIILEGFSKAQLGKPSGGPQDISMLFSEEELRKDFSGLANLEIWYEETSLDEGAYHKGEASLIRLVGKKPL from the coding sequence ATGAAAGAATTCTGGAATAGCCGGTTTGGTGCTGAAGAATATGCCTATGGCGAAGCACCGAATGTGTTTTTCAAACAACAACTCGATGCTTTGCCTCCGGGCAAACTCCTGATGCCAGCCGAAGGCGAAGGCCGCAACGCTGTTTATGCCGCAACCCGTGGCTGGCAGGTGACGGCTTTTGACATCAGCGAAGAAGGCCGAAAAAAAGCCCTGCGACTTGCAGCAAAAAGAGGCACTTCCCTCGAATACCTGATCCACAGCTTTGGAGAGGCAGATTTCCCAGAAATGTTTGACTGCATCGGCCTGATTTATGCCCATGCGCCGGCAAACCTGCGACCTGTCCACCACCTAAAGGCAGTCTCCTTTCTACGACCAGGCGGAACCATTATCCTCGAAGGCTTTTCCAAAGCACAACTGGGCAAACCCTCCGGAGGGCCACAGGATATTTCCATGCTTTTTTCGGAGGAGGAATTGAGAAAAGATTTCTCAGGGCTGGCGAACCTTGAGATCTGGTACGAAGAGACCTCCCTCGACGAAGGCGCATATCATAAAGGAGAAGCTTCCCTCATTCGGCTGGTGGGGAAAAAACCTCTTTAG